In Paraburkholderia flava, one genomic interval encodes:
- a CDS encoding aromatic ring-hydroxylating oxygenase subunit alpha, giving the protein MHAVPPLEGSATGSAPETSERDLRRVDIHPDHWYPLAWSREVRRGKAHGVTFAGEPIVLVRTESGAIFALEDRCAHRQVPLHGGVVDGESIRCCYHGWTYDCTGRCIDVPYLGRERLPNGVRSYPCREVSGLIFVFPGDPALAEQSPLPNLDASSDPAYKTRRFGREVACHYSFMHENLMDMNHQFLHRKQMGQMRARSLGRRRGDDWVEVDYTFARMEGQQPVGEAIIFGQSRQGTSGNDKDVMTIRTQYPYQTLRIVNSSKTVVMDLWIVYVPLDAEQRTNRTFGLLSVRRPRVGVLLDVAWPLLVWFTERIFKEDRWIVEREQEAHDRQGADWNHEVFPVINELRSLLRECGAPEHAMPFAASRGGPAHRRIPIVPIEVVPHDEARAGELESVEAATAAQTADD; this is encoded by the coding sequence GTGCATGCAGTTCCCCCGCTGGAAGGCAGTGCAACCGGTTCTGCCCCCGAGACGTCCGAGCGCGATCTGCGCCGCGTCGATATTCATCCCGATCACTGGTATCCGCTCGCATGGTCGCGTGAGGTTCGCCGCGGCAAGGCGCACGGCGTGACGTTTGCCGGCGAGCCGATCGTGCTCGTGCGCACCGAGTCGGGCGCGATCTTTGCGCTCGAAGACCGCTGCGCGCACCGTCAGGTGCCGCTGCATGGCGGCGTGGTCGACGGCGAGTCGATCCGCTGCTGCTATCACGGCTGGACCTACGACTGCACCGGCCGCTGTATCGACGTCCCTTATCTTGGGCGCGAGCGTTTGCCGAACGGCGTGCGTTCGTACCCGTGCCGCGAAGTATCGGGACTGATTTTCGTATTCCCCGGCGACCCCGCGCTCGCGGAGCAGAGTCCGCTGCCGAACCTCGATGCATCGAGCGACCCCGCGTACAAGACGCGGCGCTTCGGCCGCGAAGTCGCGTGCCATTACTCGTTCATGCACGAGAACCTGATGGACATGAACCATCAGTTCCTGCATCGCAAACAGATGGGTCAGATGCGCGCGCGTTCGCTCGGCCGGCGTCGCGGCGACGACTGGGTCGAAGTCGATTACACGTTCGCGCGGATGGAAGGACAGCAGCCGGTCGGCGAGGCGATCATTTTCGGGCAGAGCCGTCAGGGCACGTCGGGTAACGACAAGGACGTGATGACGATCCGCACGCAGTATCCGTACCAGACTCTGCGTATCGTCAACTCGTCGAAGACGGTCGTGATGGATCTGTGGATCGTCTACGTGCCGCTCGACGCGGAACAGCGCACGAACCGCACGTTCGGGCTGCTGTCGGTGCGGCGTCCGCGGGTTGGTGTGCTGCTCGATGTTGCGTGGCCGCTGCTCGTGTGGTTCACCGAACGCATTTTCAAGGAAGACCGCTGGATCGTCGAGCGCGAGCAGGAAGCGCACGATCGCCAGGGCGCGGACTGGAATCACGAAGTGTTTCCGGTGATCAACGAACTGCGTTCGCTGCTGCGCGAATGCGGTGCGCCGGAACATGCGATGCCGTTCGCGGCGTCGCGTGGCGGGCCTGCGCATCGGCGGATTCCGATTGTTCCGATCGAGGTTGTGCCGCATGATGAGGCGCGGGCTGGCGAGCTTGAGTCGGTTGAAGCGGCTACTGCTGCGCAGACGGCCGACGACTGA
- a CDS encoding Zn-dependent hydrolase — MNAVTEAALDLSIHVNGQRLWDSLMSMAKIGATPKGGVCRLALTDLDREGRDLIVSWAKEAGCTVTVDQMGNVFMRRAGRNANATPVVTGSHADSQPTGGRFDGIYGVLGGLEVIRSLNDRGIETEHPIEVVIWTNEEGSRFAPAMVASGVFAGVFTLEYGLSRKDVDGKTIGEELQRIGYAGDVPCGGQPRPIHAAFELHIEQGPILEAEHKTIGVVTDAQGQRWYEIVLTGQEAHAGPTPMPRRRDALLGAARVVDLVNRIGLDHAPLACATVGMMQVHPNSRNVIPGRVFFTVDFRHPEDAVLAQMDAELREGVARIADGIGLETQLEQIFYYAPIAFDTACVQSVRNAAQRFGYPHRDIVSGAGHDACYLSKVAPTSMVFVPCIDGISHNEIEDATLEWIEAGANVLLHAMLERAREPAS, encoded by the coding sequence ATGAACGCAGTGACCGAAGCCGCGCTGGACCTGTCGATCCACGTGAACGGCCAGCGTCTATGGGACAGCCTGATGTCGATGGCGAAGATCGGCGCGACGCCCAAGGGCGGTGTGTGCCGTCTCGCGCTGACCGACCTCGACCGCGAAGGGCGCGACCTGATCGTCAGTTGGGCGAAGGAGGCGGGCTGCACGGTCACGGTCGACCAGATGGGCAACGTGTTCATGCGCCGCGCGGGTCGCAACGCAAATGCGACGCCGGTCGTCACCGGTTCGCATGCGGATTCGCAGCCGACGGGCGGCCGCTTCGACGGCATCTACGGCGTGCTCGGCGGGCTCGAAGTGATCCGCAGTCTGAACGATCGCGGCATCGAGACCGAACATCCGATCGAAGTCGTGATCTGGACCAATGAGGAGGGCTCGCGCTTCGCGCCGGCGATGGTCGCGTCGGGCGTGTTCGCGGGCGTGTTCACGCTCGAGTACGGGCTGTCGCGCAAGGACGTCGACGGCAAGACGATCGGCGAGGAACTACAGCGCATCGGCTATGCGGGCGACGTGCCGTGCGGCGGCCAGCCAAGGCCCATTCACGCGGCGTTCGAACTGCACATCGAACAAGGGCCGATTCTCGAAGCGGAGCACAAGACCATCGGCGTCGTCACGGACGCGCAGGGTCAGCGCTGGTACGAAATCGTGCTGACCGGGCAGGAGGCGCATGCGGGTCCGACGCCGATGCCGCGTCGTCGCGATGCGCTGCTCGGCGCGGCGCGTGTCGTCGATCTGGTGAATCGCATCGGCCTTGATCATGCGCCGCTCGCATGCGCGACGGTCGGCATGATGCAGGTGCATCCGAACTCGCGCAATGTGATTCCCGGCCGCGTGTTCTTCACCGTCGATTTCCGTCATCCCGAAGACGCGGTGCTCGCGCAGATGGATGCCGAGCTGCGCGAAGGCGTCGCGCGTATCGCGGACGGCATCGGTCTTGAGACGCAGCTTGAGCAGATTTTCTACTACGCGCCGATCGCGTTCGATACCGCGTGCGTGCAGTCGGTGCGCAACGCGGCGCAGCGCTTCGGCTATCCGCATCGCGACATCGTGTCGGGAGCAGGCCACGATGCTTGCTACCTGTCGAAGGTCGCGCCGACGTCGATGGTGTTCGTGCCGTGCATCGACGGCATCAGTCACAACGAAATCGAAGACGCGACGCTCGAATGGATCGAGGCCGGCGCGAACGTGCTGCTGCACGCGATGCTCGAGCGTGCACGCGAACCGGCTTCCTGA
- a CDS encoding NCS1 family nucleobase:cation symporter-1: MNQSAVPGDSPLQASVQDSALYNDDLAPTGSTQRTWRWYHFAALWVGMVMNIASYMLAAGLTEQGMSPWQAVMTVLLGNVIVLVPMLLIGHAGAKHGIPYAVLVRSSFGTQGAKLPALLRAIVACGWYGIQTWLGGSAIYTLLNILTGNALHGTALPFIDISIGQAACFLAFWALQIYFIVNGTDSIRWLESWSAPIKVVMCIALVWWATSKAGGAGSMLSTPSQFVAGGKKAGLFWATFWPGLTAMVGFWATLALNIPDFTRFAKTQRDQMIGQAIGLPLPMALLSVISVVVTSATVVIYGQAIWDPIDLTSRMTGIGVGLALIILTLDTMCCNLAANLVGPAYDFSSLWPKGISYRTGGMITATIAIVMMPWKILATTQGYIFTWLVGYSALLGPVAGIMMVDYFLIRRTELDHRELFDERGEYAYVGGWNIAAVVALAIGVLPNLPGFLNTAFPASFPNVPDAFKSLYTYAWFVGLALAALVYGIWMKSAGSARTRVARA; this comes from the coding sequence ATGAATCAGTCCGCGGTACCCGGCGATTCGCCATTGCAGGCCAGTGTCCAGGACAGCGCGCTCTACAACGACGACCTCGCGCCGACCGGCAGCACGCAGCGCACGTGGCGCTGGTATCACTTCGCTGCGTTGTGGGTCGGCATGGTGATGAACATCGCGTCGTACATGCTGGCAGCCGGCCTCACCGAGCAGGGCATGTCGCCGTGGCAGGCGGTGATGACCGTGCTGCTCGGCAACGTGATCGTGCTCGTGCCGATGCTGCTGATCGGTCATGCGGGCGCGAAGCACGGCATTCCGTACGCGGTGCTGGTGCGCTCGTCGTTCGGCACGCAGGGCGCGAAGCTGCCGGCGCTGCTGCGCGCGATCGTCGCGTGCGGGTGGTACGGCATCCAGACGTGGCTCGGCGGCAGCGCGATCTATACGCTGCTGAACATCCTGACCGGCAACGCATTGCACGGCACGGCGTTGCCGTTCATCGATATTTCGATTGGCCAGGCCGCGTGCTTTCTCGCGTTCTGGGCACTGCAGATTTACTTCATCGTCAACGGCACCGATTCGATCCGCTGGCTCGAAAGCTGGTCCGCGCCGATCAAGGTCGTGATGTGCATCGCGCTCGTGTGGTGGGCGACGTCGAAGGCGGGCGGCGCCGGTTCGATGCTGTCGACGCCGTCGCAGTTCGTCGCCGGCGGGAAGAAAGCAGGGTTGTTCTGGGCGACGTTCTGGCCGGGCCTCACCGCGATGGTCGGCTTCTGGGCAACGCTCGCGCTGAACATCCCCGACTTCACGCGCTTCGCGAAAACGCAGCGCGACCAGATGATCGGCCAGGCGATTGGTTTGCCGCTGCCGATGGCTTTGCTGTCGGTGATCTCGGTCGTCGTCACATCGGCGACGGTCGTGATCTACGGCCAGGCGATCTGGGATCCGATCGATCTGACGAGCCGTATGACCGGCATCGGCGTCGGCCTCGCGCTGATCATCCTCACGCTCGACACGATGTGCTGCAACCTCGCGGCGAATCTCGTCGGCCCTGCGTACGACTTTTCGAGCCTGTGGCCGAAGGGCATTTCGTACCGCACCGGCGGGATGATCACCGCGACGATCGCGATCGTGATGATGCCGTGGAAAATTCTCGCGACCACGCAGGGCTACATCTTCACGTGGCTCGTCGGCTATTCGGCGCTGCTCGGGCCGGTGGCCGGGATCATGATGGTCGACTACTTCCTGATCCGTCGCACGGAACTCGATCATCGCGAACTGTTCGACGAGCGCGGCGAGTATGCGTATGTCGGCGGCTGGAACATCGCGGCGGTGGTCGCACTGGCGATCGGTGTGCTGCCGAATCTGCCGGGGTTTCTGAACACCGCGTTTCCGGCGTCGTTTCCGAATGTGCCGGATGCGTTCAAAAGCCTCTACACGTATGCGTGGTTCGTGGGGCTTGCGCTGGCCGCGCTGGTGTATGGGATCTGGATGAAGTCGGCGGGGAGTGCGCGGACGCGGGTGGCGCGGGCTTGA
- a CDS encoding VOC family protein, translating to MQLLDHVSIGVPDIQAVRPFYDSIMKALEATKVYERPDALGYGERCSSDDTVSTCLSVYLDPATIGENRRHWCFKALSRKHVDDFFAAGVAAGGRSDGEPGLRPRYHADYYAAFLFDPAGNRVEAACHSAQG from the coding sequence ATGCAGCTTCTCGATCATGTTTCGATCGGTGTTCCCGACATTCAGGCAGTGCGTCCGTTCTACGATTCGATCATGAAAGCGCTGGAAGCGACGAAGGTCTATGAGCGTCCCGATGCACTTGGGTATGGCGAACGCTGCTCGTCGGACGACACGGTATCGACTTGTCTTTCGGTTTATCTGGACCCCGCGACAATCGGCGAGAACAGGCGTCATTGGTGCTTCAAGGCGCTGTCCCGCAAACACGTCGATGATTTTTTCGCTGCGGGTGTAGCTGCGGGAGGACGCTCCGATGGCGAACCTGGTCTTCGGCCTCGCTACCATGCCGACTACTACGCGGCGTTTCTCTTCGATCCCGCCGGCAATCGCGTAGAGGCGGCATGTCATTCCGCGCAAGGTTGA
- a CDS encoding NAD(P)-dependent oxidoreductase codes for MTIKETGDITSGRLPAAELACQFSDVAPLLDAQAAAVASSRCHYCYDAPCVNACPTQIDIPSFIRKIGNGNLKGAAHDILSANPLGGMCARVCPTEILCEGACVRHHQDGEPVAIGALQRHATDWAMSAGVTLFHRAADSGRRVAVVGAGPAGLACAHRLAMAGHAVTLFDARPKAGGLNEYGIAAYKTVDDFAQREVAWLLSIGGIDWRGDVMLGRDVKLTELRTQYDAVFLGIGLGGVRALQIEGEGFAGVLDAVDFIARLRQADDLSTLPVGRRVVVIGGGNTAVDAAVQSRKLGAQSVTMAYRRGVDAMSATWAEREFAQTQGVALVLDARPVRVLGNENGVTGVEFERRAANGNEAERFVIEADMVLKAIGQTLIANALDADLLTHDGARIEVDDERRTSLPDVWAGGDCAATGLDLTVQAVQDGKLAAASIDRMFARTAIRAA; via the coding sequence ATGACCATCAAGGAAACGGGAGACATCACCTCCGGCCGTCTGCCCGCCGCCGAACTCGCGTGCCAGTTCAGCGACGTCGCGCCGTTGCTCGACGCGCAGGCCGCGGCCGTCGCTTCGAGCCGCTGTCACTACTGCTACGACGCGCCGTGTGTGAACGCGTGTCCGACGCAGATCGATATCCCCAGCTTTATCCGCAAGATCGGCAACGGCAACCTGAAGGGCGCGGCGCACGACATCCTGTCGGCGAATCCGCTCGGCGGCATGTGCGCGCGCGTGTGCCCGACCGAGATCCTGTGCGAGGGCGCGTGCGTGCGTCATCACCAGGACGGCGAGCCGGTCGCGATCGGTGCGTTGCAGCGTCATGCGACCGACTGGGCGATGAGCGCGGGTGTGACGTTATTCCATCGTGCGGCGGATAGCGGACGTCGTGTCGCGGTAGTGGGCGCAGGCCCAGCGGGACTCGCATGCGCACATCGTCTCGCGATGGCCGGTCACGCGGTGACGCTGTTCGATGCGCGTCCAAAAGCGGGCGGTCTGAACGAGTACGGCATCGCCGCGTACAAGACCGTTGACGATTTCGCGCAACGGGAAGTGGCGTGGCTGCTGTCGATCGGTGGAATCGACTGGCGTGGCGACGTGATGCTTGGCCGCGACGTGAAGCTCACCGAGCTTCGCACGCAGTACGACGCGGTGTTTCTCGGTATCGGGCTCGGGGGTGTGCGTGCGTTGCAGATCGAAGGAGAGGGTTTCGCCGGTGTGCTCGATGCAGTCGATTTCATCGCGCGGCTGCGCCAGGCCGACGATCTGTCGACGCTGCCGGTGGGCCGGCGCGTCGTCGTGATCGGCGGCGGCAATACAGCCGTCGATGCGGCCGTGCAAAGCCGCAAGCTGGGCGCGCAGAGCGTGACGATGGCGTACCGGCGCGGCGTCGATGCGATGAGCGCGACGTGGGCCGAGCGCGAATTCGCGCAAACGCAGGGCGTGGCGCTGGTACTCGATGCAAGACCGGTCCGCGTACTCGGCAATGAAAACGGCGTAACAGGCGTCGAATTCGAACGCCGCGCAGCGAACGGCAACGAAGCCGAGCGCTTCGTAATAGAAGCCGACATGGTGCTGAAGGCAATCGGCCAGACTCTCATCGCGAATGCGCTCGACGCCGACCTGCTGACACACGACGGCGCACGCATCGAAGTCGACGACGAGCGACGCACGTCGCTGCCCGACGTATGGGCGGGCGGCGACTGCGCGGCGACCGGTCTCGATCTGACGGTGCAGGCGGTGCAGGACGGCAAGCTCGCGGCGGCATCGATCGACCGGATGTTCGCGCGCACGGCGATACGCGCTGCGTAA
- the preA gene encoding NAD-dependent dihydropyrimidine dehydrogenase subunit PreA: MADLRCTIAGITSPNPFWLASAPPTDKAYNVNRAFEAGWGGVVWKTLGLDPHVVNVSSRYGAVQWNGQRMAGLNNIELITDRPLDVNLREIAQVKRDWPDRAMIVSLMVPCNERDWKWILPLVEDTGADAVELNFGCPHGMSERGMGAAVGQVPEYVEMVTRWVKEGTRLPCLVKLTPNISDIRLGSRAAYKGGADGVSLINTINSIVAVDLDQMAPMPTVDGKGTHGGYCGPAVKPIALNMVAEIARDKETPGLPISGIGGITTWRDAAEFIVLGAGSVQVCTAAMHYGFRIVSDLADGLSNWMDEKGYATLDDVRGRAVPNVTDWQYLNLQYDIKARIDQDRCIQCGLCHIACEDTSHQAITKEKDGERHFDVIDENCVGCNLCMHVCPVDQCITMERVDSGASSNWTTHPNNPARVVATDEQADHTAHAA; the protein is encoded by the coding sequence ATGGCCGATCTTCGCTGCACGATTGCCGGCATCACGTCGCCGAATCCTTTCTGGCTCGCGTCCGCGCCACCGACCGACAAGGCCTACAACGTCAACCGCGCATTCGAGGCGGGTTGGGGCGGTGTCGTGTGGAAGACGCTCGGACTCGATCCGCACGTCGTCAACGTCAGCTCGCGTTACGGCGCGGTGCAATGGAACGGGCAGCGTATGGCCGGGCTGAACAACATCGAACTGATTACCGATCGTCCGCTCGACGTGAACCTGCGCGAGATCGCGCAGGTGAAGCGCGACTGGCCGGACCGCGCGATGATCGTGTCGCTGATGGTGCCGTGCAATGAGCGCGACTGGAAATGGATCCTGCCGCTCGTCGAGGATACCGGCGCCGATGCGGTCGAACTGAATTTCGGTTGCCCGCATGGGATGAGCGAGCGCGGGATGGGCGCGGCGGTGGGTCAGGTGCCCGAGTACGTCGAGATGGTCACGCGCTGGGTGAAGGAGGGCACGCGGCTGCCGTGCCTCGTGAAGCTCACGCCGAACATCAGCGACATCCGGCTCGGCTCGCGTGCCGCGTACAAGGGCGGTGCCGACGGCGTGTCGCTGATCAATACGATCAACTCGATCGTCGCCGTCGATCTCGACCAGATGGCGCCGATGCCGACCGTCGACGGCAAGGGCACGCACGGCGGCTACTGCGGACCGGCGGTGAAGCCGATCGCGTTGAACATGGTCGCGGAAATCGCACGCGATAAGGAAACCCCAGGCCTGCCGATCTCCGGCATCGGCGGCATCACCACGTGGCGCGACGCGGCCGAGTTCATCGTGCTCGGCGCGGGCAGCGTGCAGGTGTGCACGGCCGCGATGCATTACGGCTTCCGGATCGTCTCCGATCTCGCCGATGGTTTGTCGAACTGGATGGACGAAAAAGGCTACGCAACACTCGACGACGTCCGCGGCCGCGCAGTCCCGAACGTCACCGACTGGCAATACCTGAACCTGCAATACGACATCAAGGCGCGCATCGATCAGGACCGCTGCATCCAGTGCGGGCTGTGTCACATCGCATGCGAGGACACGTCGCATCAGGCGATCACGAAGGAAAAGGACGGCGAGCGTCACTTCGATGTGATCGACGAGAACTGCGTCGGGTGCAATTTATGCATGCACGTGTGCCCGGTCGATCAATGCATCACGATGGAGCGCGTCGACTCGGGCGCATCGTCGAACTGGACGACGCATCCGAACAACCCGGCGCGTGTCGTCGCGACCGATGAGCAGGCGGACCACACGGCACACGCCGCATGA
- a CDS encoding TetR/AcrR family transcriptional regulator, whose protein sequence is MKPGEQHRAPAASQRQGPTMKSDDMPATNAGSAETAAPRRRKAHIRHTNEAHLLACAEAVFAERGLEGASTAMIAERAGLPKANLHYYFPTKRDLYRRVLEDVFEDWHRAADTFDASSDPAEAIAGYVRAKMALSRRRPLGSKVWANEIIHGATHMQDILSERVKPWMETRITMIDDWIARGLIAPVDARTFLFTIWALTQHFADFDAQITALAGKRALSKKAFDATTEEVVTLVLRACGATEKEGHPRA, encoded by the coding sequence ATGAAACCCGGTGAACAGCACCGGGCACCCGCTGCATCGCAACGACAAGGCCCGACGATGAAGAGCGACGACATGCCTGCGACGAATGCGGGTTCCGCGGAAACCGCCGCGCCACGACGGCGCAAGGCGCACATCCGCCATACGAACGAAGCGCACCTGCTCGCGTGCGCGGAGGCCGTGTTCGCCGAACGCGGCCTCGAAGGCGCGAGCACCGCGATGATCGCGGAACGCGCGGGCCTGCCGAAGGCCAACCTGCACTACTACTTTCCGACCAAACGCGATCTGTACCGTCGCGTGCTCGAAGACGTGTTCGAAGACTGGCATCGCGCCGCCGATACGTTCGATGCGAGCAGCGATCCAGCAGAAGCGATCGCCGGCTACGTACGCGCGAAAATGGCGTTGTCGCGGCGCCGGCCGCTCGGTTCGAAGGTGTGGGCGAACGAGATCATCCACGGCGCGACGCACATGCAGGACATACTCTCTGAACGCGTGAAGCCATGGATGGAAACACGCATCACGATGATCGACGACTGGATCGCGCGCGGCCTGATCGCGCCCGTCGATGCGCGCACGTTCCTGTTCACGATCTGGGCGCTGACGCAGCATTTCGCCGATTTCGATGCACAGATCACGGCGCTCGCGGGCAAGCGCGCGCTGTCGAAGAAAGCATTCGATGCGACGACCGAAGAAGTGGTTACGCTGGTGTTGCGCGCGTGTGGCGCGACTGAAAAAGAAGGCCATCCTCGCGCCTGA
- a CDS encoding VC0807 family protein, translating to MKIKPGLILELVVNLVLPWLAYRIAQPHYGDTGALYASAIPPLVWSIVEFARLRRVDALSALVLLGIALSIVMMALGGSPRVLLMRESLVSGAIGVAFVVSLVLTRPLIFYLARASIARQQPDSVERFETLWDDKPSFRSAMRLMTAVWGGGLVVEMLLRCWFAWNWSIERALVVSPVVSYSIYGVLIFWTFWYRGRLQKQGREANLL from the coding sequence GTGAAAATCAAACCCGGCCTCATCCTCGAACTCGTCGTCAATCTGGTGCTGCCGTGGCTCGCGTATCGAATCGCGCAGCCGCACTACGGCGATACCGGTGCGCTCTACGCATCGGCCATCCCACCGCTCGTATGGAGCATCGTCGAATTCGCGCGGTTGCGCCGCGTCGATGCGCTAAGCGCGCTCGTTCTGCTGGGCATCGCGCTGTCGATCGTGATGATGGCGCTGGGCGGCAGCCCACGCGTCCTGCTGATGCGCGAGTCGCTGGTGTCGGGCGCAATCGGTGTCGCGTTTGTGGTTTCTCTCGTTCTAACGCGGCCTTTGATCTTCTACCTCGCGCGCGCATCGATCGCGCGGCAGCAGCCCGACAGCGTCGAACGTTTCGAAACGCTATGGGACGACAAGCCTTCGTTTCGCAGCGCGATGCGTTTGATGACGGCCGTCTGGGGCGGCGGACTCGTCGTCGAGATGCTGCTGCGTTGCTGGTTCGCATGGAACTGGTCCATCGAACGCGCGCTCGTCGTGTCGCCTGTCGTCAGCTATTCGATCTACGGGGTGCTGATCTTCTGGACCTTCTGGTATCGCGGCCGCCTGCAAAAACAGGGGCGGGAAGCCAACCTGCTTTAG
- the hydA gene encoding dihydropyrimidinase yields the protein MATLIRGGTVVDANRSYRADVLCHDSASGGTIAQIGADLDAPAGATIVDAGGQYVMPGGIDPHTHMELPFMGTRASDDFFTGTAAGLAGGTTSIIDFVIPSPRQPLMAAFQDWRSWAEKAASDYGFHVAVTWWDDSVYRDMGTLVHEHGVSSFKHFMAYKNAIMADDEVLVNSFSRALELGALPTVHAENGELVFRLQRELLARGFTGPEAHPLSRPPEVEGEAANRAISIAQVLGVPVYIVHVSAKDALDAIVRARSDGHRVFGEVLAGHLVIDESVYRDPDWHRAAAHVMSPPFRAKEHRDALWAGLQAGHLHTTATDHCVFCASQKEMGRDDFTKIPNGCGGVEDRMAVLWHHGVNAGRLTPNEFVRVTSTNAAQIFNLYPRKGAVEVGSDADLVVWDPQASRTISVKTHHQNVDFNVFEGMTVQGVATHTVSRGELVWADGELRAQRGAGRYLKRPPNAAYFDAVRVANRRREVEPVVRSGG from the coding sequence ATGGCAACCCTGATTCGCGGCGGCACCGTAGTAGACGCCAACCGTAGCTATCGCGCGGACGTGCTGTGTCACGACAGCGCATCCGGCGGCACGATCGCGCAGATCGGCGCCGATCTCGATGCGCCGGCCGGCGCGACGATCGTCGATGCCGGCGGCCAGTACGTGATGCCCGGCGGCATCGATCCGCACACGCACATGGAACTGCCGTTCATGGGCACGCGCGCCAGCGACGATTTCTTCACCGGCACGGCGGCGGGACTCGCGGGCGGTACGACGAGCATCATCGATTTCGTGATCCCGTCGCCGCGTCAACCGTTGATGGCCGCGTTCCAGGACTGGCGCAGCTGGGCCGAAAAAGCCGCGTCCGACTACGGCTTTCACGTCGCGGTGACGTGGTGGGACGACTCGGTGTACCGCGACATGGGCACGCTCGTTCACGAGCACGGCGTGTCGAGCTTCAAGCATTTCATGGCCTACAAGAACGCGATCATGGCCGACGACGAGGTGCTGGTGAACAGCTTCTCGCGCGCGCTCGAACTCGGCGCGCTGCCCACCGTGCACGCGGAAAACGGTGAACTCGTATTCCGTCTGCAGCGCGAACTGCTCGCGCGCGGCTTCACCGGACCGGAGGCGCATCCGCTGTCGCGACCGCCTGAAGTGGAAGGCGAGGCCGCGAATCGCGCGATCAGCATCGCGCAGGTGCTCGGTGTGCCGGTGTATATCGTGCACGTGTCGGCGAAAGATGCGCTCGATGCGATCGTGCGCGCGCGCAGCGACGGACATCGTGTGTTCGGCGAAGTGCTGGCCGGGCATCTGGTGATCGACGAATCGGTGTACCGCGATCCCGACTGGCATCGCGCGGCCGCTCACGTGATGAGCCCGCCGTTTCGCGCGAAGGAACATCGCGATGCATTGTGGGCTGGTTTGCAGGCCGGTCATCTGCATACGACGGCCACCGATCACTGCGTGTTCTGCGCCTCGCAGAAGGAAATGGGCCGCGACGACTTCACGAAAATTCCGAACGGCTGCGGCGGCGTCGAGGACCGGATGGCGGTGCTGTGGCATCACGGCGTCAACGCGGGGCGTCTGACACCGAACGAGTTCGTGCGCGTCACGTCGACCAATGCCGCGCAGATCTTCAACCTGTATCCGCGTAAAGGCGCGGTCGAGGTCGGCTCGGATGCGGATCTCGTCGTGTGGGACCCGCAGGCGTCGCGGACGATCTCCGTCAAGACGCATCATCAGAACGTCGACTTCAATGTCTTCGAAGGGATGACCGTGCAGGGCGTGGCGACACACACGGTGTCGCGCGGCGAACTCGTGTGGGCCGACGGCGAGCTGCGTGCGCAACGCGGCGCGGGACGCTATCTGAAGCGGCCGCCCAATGCCGCGTATTTCGACGCGGTGCGGGTCGCGAACCGGCGTCGCGAGGTCGAGCCGGTCGTGCGTAGCGGGGGCTGA
- a CDS encoding MerR family transcriptional regulator, with translation MKIGELAAQTGLAPSAIRYYEQSGLLPEPTRGPNGYRVYPEAAIERLRLIRNAQQLGFSLDTLRDAFASTETLTADNLLCGLDKRLDEIAQSMATLRAQRSELQRLRALVVDARETGTCAGIVKGTHAETGACVEAPGVSSHKPEPGQPRKPSRPRAPAAPVRTVRNGLAQR, from the coding sequence ATGAAAATCGGCGAACTGGCGGCACAAACGGGCCTTGCACCCTCCGCGATCCGTTATTACGAACAGAGCGGCCTGCTGCCCGAACCGACGCGCGGCCCGAACGGTTACCGCGTTTATCCCGAAGCGGCGATCGAACGGCTGCGTCTGATCCGGAATGCGCAGCAACTGGGTTTTTCGCTCGATACGCTACGCGATGCGTTCGCCAGCACCGAAACGTTGACGGCCGACAATCTGCTGTGCGGACTCGATAAGCGGCTCGACGAGATCGCGCAGTCGATGGCTACGCTGCGCGCACAGCGTAGCGAATTGCAGCGGCTGCGTGCGCTGGTGGTCGATGCGCGTGAGACGGGGACGTGTGCGGGGATTGTGAAGGGTACGCACGCGGAGACGGGGGCGTGTGTCGAGGCGCCGGGGGTTTCGTCGCATAAGCCGGAGCCGGGTCAGCCGCGCAAGCCATCCAGGCCGCGTGCGCCTGCTGCTCCCGTGCGCACTGTTCGCAACGGTCTCGCCCAGCGCTAG